CCGAATTTACCTGAATCAGTTGCAGATGCCACTGTCGCTGTTTGGCATAAAAAAGTAGGAGATACAGTTGAACAAGATGACATCTTGCTTGAAATTGAAACAGATAAAATAATGCTGGAAGTACCAGCTCCAAACACAGGAACATTAGAATCAATTTTAGAACAAGAAGGATCAATAGTAATATCTGGCCAACTTTTAGCACGTCTACATATTATTGATCAAATCGTTTCTAAAAAAGATATAAAACAAACAATTCAAAATCAAAAATCATCTGTTACATCAACAGCATCTCAGGAACATATCATCACCCAAGATAATGAGGAGGAGCGCCATAAAATTTTAACTCCGTCTATTCGAAAATTAGTAGCAGAACACAATTTACAACCAAAAAATATTAAAAGTAGCGGAACAAAAGGACGTCTAACTCGTCAAGATATAGAAACACATATTCGTTCCACAAAAAAACAACACTATACTGATCAAAAAAATTATATAGATATAGATCATCATCAAATAAAAAACATAAACAATGATCGCAAAGAAACACGTATCTTAATGAGTCGATTACGCAAAAGAATTTCAGAACGTCTACTGGCTGTCACTAACACTACAGCTATGTTGACTACTTTCAATGAAGTAAATATGCAACCCATTACGATATTGCGGAAAAAATATGGAGAATTATTTGAAGAACGTTATGGAATTAAATTAGGGCTAATGTCTTTTTATGTAAAAGCAGTTTTAGAAGGTTTAAAAAATTTTCCTGCAATTAATGCATCCATTGATGGAGAAGAAATAGTGTATTACAATTATTTTGATGTAAGTATTGCAGTATCCACAATACGTGGGTTGGTTACACCAGTATTGCGAAATATTGATACATTAAGTATACCTGACATCGAGAAAAATATAAAAAATCTAGCTGAAAAAGGAAAAAATGGAAAACTAACAATTGAAGAATTAAATGGCGGTAATTTTACTATTACTAACGGGGGAATCTTTGGTTCATTGATGTCTACTCCTATTATTAATCCTCCGCAAAGCGCCATTCTCGGTATGCATGCAATAAAAGATCGACCTATGGCTTTAGATGGACAAATAATGATTTTACCTATGATGTACTTAGCCTTGTCTTATGATCATAGACTAATAGACGGAAAAGATTCAGTAAGCTTTTTAGTATATATTAAAGAATTATTAGAAGATCCAATGCGTTTATTTCTAGAAATTTGATTACAATTATATCATATACGCATATAATCATATAATATGCGTATATGACTAAAAAATGAGTATTGTTAATTTTAACTATTATATGAATCTTAAGAAACCACAGTAAAAATGGTTGCGTATTATGAATCTATATGAATATCAAGCAAAAAAACTATTAATAAAGTATAATTTGCCTGTTTTAAAAGGTTGCCTGTGTGCTAATTTAATAGATGTAAAGCATTACATATCATCATGTAACATAAAAAACGGCCCATGGGTAGTGAAATGTCAAATACAGGCAGGTGGGCGTGCAAAATCTGGAGGGGTGCGCATTGTACACGACATAACAGACATACTATCTTTTGCCACTAGATGGCTTGGCAATAATTTAATAACATATCAAACAACTGATACCGGAGAATTAGTAAATTATATTTTAATAGAACCGTCTGTTAAAATTATCCAAGAACTTTATTTAAGTATACTTATTGATAGAGATGAATCACAAATAGTATGTATCGCCTCTACACAAGGCGGTACAAACATCGAAAACATAGCGCAAAAAACACCTGATCTTATCCATAAAACTACTATAAATCCTTTAGTCGGAATGCATCCTTATCAAGGACGGATTTTAGCCTGTAAATTAGGTTTGTCCGGGGTAAAAATCAATCAATTTGCTAAAATTGTTGTTGACGCGACACATATGCTTCTTAAAAAGGATCTTATGCTAATCGAAATAAACCCATTAGCTATCACTGATAATGATCAATTTTTTTGTTTAGACGCCAAAATTATTACAGATCATAATGCTACATTTAGACAAT
This region of Candidatus Blochmannia vicinus genomic DNA includes:
- the sucC gene encoding ADP-forming succinate--CoA ligase subunit beta, with protein sequence MNLYEYQAKKLLIKYNLPVLKGCLCANLIDVKHYISSCNIKNGPWVVKCQIQAGGRAKSGGVRIVHDITDILSFATRWLGNNLITYQTTDTGELVNYILIEPSVKIIQELYLSILIDRDESQIVCIASTQGGTNIENIAQKTPDLIHKTTINPLVGMHPYQGRILACKLGLSGVKINQFAKIVVDATHMLLKKDLMLIEINPLAITDNDQFFCLDAKIITDHNATFRQSELLNIRATNKTYNTLPDNQWDSINYVPLDGNIGCMVNGAGLAMATMDVIKSLGGMPANFLDIGGNANKECIMSSFYMILKDTKVKAILVNIFGGIVCCDLVADSIITVLSTYNKKHIPIVVRLEGNNSALGTNRLIDSKLNVVVTDNLIYAIKQIVTAVKLNNVNIN
- the odhB gene encoding 2-oxoglutarate dehydrogenase complex dihydrolipoyllysine-residue succinyltransferase; this encodes MSSVDILVPNLPESVADATVAVWHKKVGDTVEQDDILLEIETDKIMLEVPAPNTGTLESILEQEGSIVISGQLLARLHIIDQIVSKKDIKQTIQNQKSSVTSTASQEHIITQDNEEERHKILTPSIRKLVAEHNLQPKNIKSSGTKGRLTRQDIETHIRSTKKQHYTDQKNYIDIDHHQIKNINNDRKETRILMSRLRKRISERLLAVTNTTAMLTTFNEVNMQPITILRKKYGELFEERYGIKLGLMSFYVKAVLEGLKNFPAINASIDGEEIVYYNYFDVSIAVSTIRGLVTPVLRNIDTLSIPDIEKNIKNLAEKGKNGKLTIEELNGGNFTITNGGIFGSLMSTPIINPPQSAILGMHAIKDRPMALDGQIMILPMMYLALSYDHRLIDGKDSVSFLVYIKELLEDPMRLFLEI